Proteins from a genomic interval of Euwallacea fornicatus isolate EFF26 chromosome 1, ASM4011564v1, whole genome shotgun sequence:
- the ovo gene encoding transcriptional regulator ovo isoform X7 gives MPKIFLIKNRLHQQQQRLLENQHAAQIKNDLGIEKSDVGPASPPSPKPLSLIVPKKEDKKLEERCSKSESSLSQEKPKKPSEPFPPRRFISSILGGDIPYGSRGHVLTRAERKEYPPILPPNKISLPSNPKPKEDVPKPQNLAPIRHFSVIQRTPKTKREEDTEVRLPAPLVHQEPEQDQPIDYHIPKRKGEVENEEEERRHREQRRSHCSKVNKPLINVRAIVGKLPVVTSAAAGHGRSTSNGSGANSNSGSSGSGSGGSINFSGGSGGSNSGGALGGGTGGGGMNPGRDGRQNYGPSSPPTGSLPPFYESLKGGNNGNGYNANGGFSSSYLVNGHQNMDCDTGQQELANLSINSGQASPKQYSTLQNASYGIIMKDETDLDIYENKMDPMNQLLPNNYSAYDESMMVDMVTGAVVDPLQFTATLTFSSSAEHALLESLSDATDLSSFLQRLPSEEQGDNEEGVSNSNTESGQLQVDQNIDGFSEQMLNRNQYETRPGYNHSQFSKMYQDSLPSYSSSLNSSSDSLQVQMQQQQQQQQQQQQQMLSPTLSFNGSGLDLDSPTTMSLPSPGAASCSLDGDGTISPSAGSVSGSGRRESASSGELGLPNEVQLEFVNGGHGIKNPLATQESPRQGPRTEDKTKVASVTSEDGQTTFCCKVRTCKICNKTFALQRLLNRHMKCHSDIKRYLCTFCGKGFNDTFDLKRHTRTHTGVRPYKCGLCEKSFTQRCSLESHCLKVHGVQHQYAYKERRTKVYVCEECGHTTSEPEVHYLHLKEKHPYSPALLKFYDKRHFKFTNSNFANMLLQVRT, from the exons ATAAAAAACTAGAAGAGCGTTGCTCAAAATCTGAATCTTCACTCTCCCAAGAAAAACCTAAGAAGCCCTCAGAACCATTCCCCCCTCGTCGCTTCATTTCCTCCATCCTTGGAGGGGATATTCCGTATGGTAGTCGAGGGCACGTGTTAACGCGAGCAGAAAGGAAGGAATATCCACCCATTTTACCCCcgaacaaaatttctcttcCATCCAATCCCAAGCCAAAGGAAGACGTCCCCAAACCTCAAAACTTAGCTCCAATTCGACATTTCTCCGTTATTCAGAGAACCCCAAAGACGAAACGGGAAGAAGATACTGAGGTGAGATTACCAGCTCCTCTGGTGCATCAGGAACCTGAACAAGATCAGCCAATCGACTATCATATTCCCAAAAGAAAAGGAGAAGTGGAGAATGAAGAAGAAGAGAGACGGCACCGAGAGCAAAGAAGATCGCATTGCTCTAAGGTGAACAAACCCCTAATAAATGTTAGGGCAATTGTGGGGAAACTTCCCGTGGTCACTTCGGCTGCTGCAGGCCACGGTCGCTCCACCTCCAACGGAAGTGGGGCCAATTCAAACAGTGGTTCCAGTGGTTCGGGTAGTGGTGGTTCTATAAATTTTTCCGGGGGTTCTGGTGGAAGTAACAGCGGGGGTGCCCTCGGTGGCGGTACAGGGGGCGGTGGGATGAATCCTGGAAGGGATGGGCGACAAAATTACGGCCCTAGCAGCCCTCCTACGGGATCCCTTCCCCCTTTTTACGAATCCTTGAAAGGGGGGAATAATGGAAATGGATATAATGCCAACGGCGGATTTTCATCATCGTATCTGGTGAATGGTCACCAAAACATGGATTGTGACACCGGCCAA cagGAACTAGCAAATTTGTCCATTAACAGCGGCCAAGCTTCGCCCAAGCAATATTCGACCTTGCAAAATGCCTCTTATGGTATAATAATGAAAGACGAGACTGATTTGGATATTTACGAGAACAAAATGGACCCCATGAATCAGCTTTTGCCTAATAACTATTCTGCCTATGATGAGAGCATGATGGTGGATATGGTGACTGGAGCTGTG gtGGATCCTCTGCAATTCACAGCAACATTAACCTTTTCAAGTAGTGCTGAACATGCCCTTTTGGAAAGCCTGTCGGATGCGACAGATTTGTCCTCTTTCTTGCAAAGACTTCCCAGTGAGGAGCAAGGGGACAATGAGGAGGGAGTTAGCAATTCCAACACTGAGTCGGGACAGTTGCAAGTTGATCAGAACATTGACGGTTTCAGCGAACAGATGTTGAACAGAAACCAATATGAAACCAGACCTGGATATAATCACTCTCAGTTCTCCAAGATGTACCAAGACTCTCTACCGTCCTATTCTTCTTCCTTGAATTCTTCCTCGGATTCGCTCCAAGTTCAAatgcagcagcagcagcagcagcagcaacagcagCAACAGCAAATGCTCTCTCCAACTTTGAGCTTCAATG GAAGTGGACTAGATTTGGATTCACCTACCACGATGTCGTTGCCAAGTCCTGGAGCCGCTTCGTGTTCTTTGGATGGGGATGGCACCATAAGTCCATCGGCAGGCAGTGTGAGTGGTAGTGGAAGAAGAGAAAGTGCATCCTCCGGAGAG ctGGGTTTGCCAAATGAGGTGCAACTGGAGTTTGTCAATGGGGGTCATGGGATTAAGAACCCCTTGGCAACTCAGGAAAGTCCAAGGCAAGGTCCGCGGACTGAGGACAAGACCAAAGTGGCCTCAGTCACCAGTGAGGACGGCCAAACAACATTCTGTTGTAAGGTACGCACATGCAAA ATTTGCAACAAGACCTTTGCCCTTCAACGGCTGCTCAACAGGCACATGAAGTGTCATTCTGATATAAAACGATACCTATGCACATTTTGCGGGAAAGGTTTTAATGATACTTTTGACTTAAAGAGACACACAAGAACTCATACTG GTGTTCGGCCTTACAAATGCGGCCTGTGCGAGAAATCCTTCACTCAAAGGTGTTCCCTTGAGTCTCACTGCCTCAAAGTTCATGGAGTGCAACATCAGTATGCCTACAAAGAAAGGCGGACAAAA GTTTACGTTTGTGAGGAATGCGGCCACACCACCTCAGAACCAGAAGTCCACTACCTCCACCTAAAGGAGAAACACCCCTACAGTCCGGCTCTTCTGAAATTTTATGATAAGCgacattttaaattcactAATTCCAATTTCGCCAACATGCTTTTACAAGTACGAACTTAA
- the ovo gene encoding transcriptional regulator ovo isoform X2 — protein sequence MPKIFLIKNRLHQQQQRLLENQHAAQIKNDLGIEKSDVGPASPPSPKPLSLIVPKKEDKKLEERCSKSESSLSQEKPKKPSEPFPPRRFISSILGGDIPYGSRGHVLTRAERKEYPPILPPNKISLPSNPKPKEDVPKPQNLAPIRHFSVIQRTPKTKREEDTEVRLPAPLVHQEPEQDQPIDYHIPKRKGEVENEEEERRHREQRRSHCSKVNKPLINVRAIVGKLPVVTSAAAGHGRSTSNGSGANSNSGSSGSGSGGSINFSGGSGGSNSGGALGGGTGGGGMNPGRDGRQNYGPSSPPTGSLPPFYESLKGGNNGNGYNANGGFSSSYLVNGHQNMDCDTGQELANLSINSGQASPKQYSTLQNASYGIIMKDETDLDIYENKMDPMNQLLPNNYSAYDESMMVDMVTGAVVDPLQFTATLTFSSSAEHALLESLSDATDLSSFLQRLPSEEQGDNEEGVSNSNTESGQLQVDQNIDGFSEQMLNRNQYETRPGYNHSQFSKMYQDSLPSYSSSLNSSSDSLQVQMQQQQQQQQQQQQQMLSPTLSFNGSGLDLDSPTTMSLPSPGAASCSLDGDGTISPSAGSVSGSGRRESASSGEVPNVGPSLQGRVNVLQKRLGLPNEVQLEFVNGGHGIKNPLATQESPRQGPRTEDKTKVASVTSEDGQTTFCCKVRTCKICNKTFALQRLLNRHMKCHSDIKRYLCTFCGKGFNDTFDLKRHTRTHTGVRPYKCGLCEKSFTQRCSLESHCLKVHGVQHQYAYKERRTKVYVCEECGHTTSEPEVHYLHLKEKHPYSPALLKFYDKRHFKFTNSNFANMLLQVRT from the exons ATAAAAAACTAGAAGAGCGTTGCTCAAAATCTGAATCTTCACTCTCCCAAGAAAAACCTAAGAAGCCCTCAGAACCATTCCCCCCTCGTCGCTTCATTTCCTCCATCCTTGGAGGGGATATTCCGTATGGTAGTCGAGGGCACGTGTTAACGCGAGCAGAAAGGAAGGAATATCCACCCATTTTACCCCcgaacaaaatttctcttcCATCCAATCCCAAGCCAAAGGAAGACGTCCCCAAACCTCAAAACTTAGCTCCAATTCGACATTTCTCCGTTATTCAGAGAACCCCAAAGACGAAACGGGAAGAAGATACTGAGGTGAGATTACCAGCTCCTCTGGTGCATCAGGAACCTGAACAAGATCAGCCAATCGACTATCATATTCCCAAAAGAAAAGGAGAAGTGGAGAATGAAGAAGAAGAGAGACGGCACCGAGAGCAAAGAAGATCGCATTGCTCTAAGGTGAACAAACCCCTAATAAATGTTAGGGCAATTGTGGGGAAACTTCCCGTGGTCACTTCGGCTGCTGCAGGCCACGGTCGCTCCACCTCCAACGGAAGTGGGGCCAATTCAAACAGTGGTTCCAGTGGTTCGGGTAGTGGTGGTTCTATAAATTTTTCCGGGGGTTCTGGTGGAAGTAACAGCGGGGGTGCCCTCGGTGGCGGTACAGGGGGCGGTGGGATGAATCCTGGAAGGGATGGGCGACAAAATTACGGCCCTAGCAGCCCTCCTACGGGATCCCTTCCCCCTTTTTACGAATCCTTGAAAGGGGGGAATAATGGAAATGGATATAATGCCAACGGCGGATTTTCATCATCGTATCTGGTGAATGGTCACCAAAACATGGATTGTGACACCGGCCAA GAACTAGCAAATTTGTCCATTAACAGCGGCCAAGCTTCGCCCAAGCAATATTCGACCTTGCAAAATGCCTCTTATGGTATAATAATGAAAGACGAGACTGATTTGGATATTTACGAGAACAAAATGGACCCCATGAATCAGCTTTTGCCTAATAACTATTCTGCCTATGATGAGAGCATGATGGTGGATATGGTGACTGGAGCTGTG gtGGATCCTCTGCAATTCACAGCAACATTAACCTTTTCAAGTAGTGCTGAACATGCCCTTTTGGAAAGCCTGTCGGATGCGACAGATTTGTCCTCTTTCTTGCAAAGACTTCCCAGTGAGGAGCAAGGGGACAATGAGGAGGGAGTTAGCAATTCCAACACTGAGTCGGGACAGTTGCAAGTTGATCAGAACATTGACGGTTTCAGCGAACAGATGTTGAACAGAAACCAATATGAAACCAGACCTGGATATAATCACTCTCAGTTCTCCAAGATGTACCAAGACTCTCTACCGTCCTATTCTTCTTCCTTGAATTCTTCCTCGGATTCGCTCCAAGTTCAAatgcagcagcagcagcagcagcagcaacagcagCAACAGCAAATGCTCTCTCCAACTTTGAGCTTCAATG GAAGTGGACTAGATTTGGATTCACCTACCACGATGTCGTTGCCAAGTCCTGGAGCCGCTTCGTGTTCTTTGGATGGGGATGGCACCATAAGTCCATCGGCAGGCAGTGTGAGTGGTAGTGGAAGAAGAGAAAGTGCATCCTCCGGAGAGGTACCAAACGTGGGCCCGTCCCTGCAAGGCAGGGTAAATGTCTTGCAGAAGAGG ctGGGTTTGCCAAATGAGGTGCAACTGGAGTTTGTCAATGGGGGTCATGGGATTAAGAACCCCTTGGCAACTCAGGAAAGTCCAAGGCAAGGTCCGCGGACTGAGGACAAGACCAAAGTGGCCTCAGTCACCAGTGAGGACGGCCAAACAACATTCTGTTGTAAGGTACGCACATGCAAA ATTTGCAACAAGACCTTTGCCCTTCAACGGCTGCTCAACAGGCACATGAAGTGTCATTCTGATATAAAACGATACCTATGCACATTTTGCGGGAAAGGTTTTAATGATACTTTTGACTTAAAGAGACACACAAGAACTCATACTG GTGTTCGGCCTTACAAATGCGGCCTGTGCGAGAAATCCTTCACTCAAAGGTGTTCCCTTGAGTCTCACTGCCTCAAAGTTCATGGAGTGCAACATCAGTATGCCTACAAAGAAAGGCGGACAAAA GTTTACGTTTGTGAGGAATGCGGCCACACCACCTCAGAACCAGAAGTCCACTACCTCCACCTAAAGGAGAAACACCCCTACAGTCCGGCTCTTCTGAAATTTTATGATAAGCgacattttaaattcactAATTCCAATTTCGCCAACATGCTTTTACAAGTACGAACTTAA
- the ovo gene encoding transcriptional regulator ovo isoform X9: MPKIFLIKNRLHQQQQRLLENQHAAQIKNDLGIEKSDVGPASPPSPKPLSLIVPKKEDKKLEERCSKSESSLSQEKPKKPSEPFPPRRFISSILGGDIPYGSRGHVLTRAERKEYPPILPPNKISLPSNPKPKEDVPKPQNLAPIRHFSVIQRTPKTKREEDTEVRLPAPLVHQEPEQDQPIDYHIPKRKGEVENEEEERRHREQRRSHCSKVNKPLINVRAIVGKLPVVTSAAAGHGRSTSNGSGANSNSGSSGSGSGGSINFSGGSGGSNSGGALGGGTGGGGMNPGRDGRQNYGPSSPPTGSLPPFYESLKGGNNGNGYNANGGFSSSYLVNGHQNMDCDTGQQELANLSINSGQASPKQYSTLQNASYGIIMKDETDLDIYENKMDPMNQLLPNNYSAYDESMMVDMVTGAVVDPLQFTATLTFSSSAEHALLESLSDATDLSSFLQRLPSEEQGDNEEGVSNSNTESGQLQVDQNIDGFSEQMLNRNQYETRPGYNHSQFSKMYQDSLPSYSSSLNSSSDSLQVQMQQQQQQQQQQQQQMLSPTLSFNGSGLDLDSPTTMSLPSPGAASCSLDGDGTISPSAGSLGLPNEVQLEFVNGGHGIKNPLATQESPRQGPRTEDKTKVASVTSEDGQTTFCCKICNKTFALQRLLNRHMKCHSDIKRYLCTFCGKGFNDTFDLKRHTRTHTGVRPYKCGLCEKSFTQRCSLESHCLKVHGVQHQYAYKERRTKVYVCEECGHTTSEPEVHYLHLKEKHPYSPALLKFYDKRHFKFTNSNFANMLLQVRT; the protein is encoded by the exons ATAAAAAACTAGAAGAGCGTTGCTCAAAATCTGAATCTTCACTCTCCCAAGAAAAACCTAAGAAGCCCTCAGAACCATTCCCCCCTCGTCGCTTCATTTCCTCCATCCTTGGAGGGGATATTCCGTATGGTAGTCGAGGGCACGTGTTAACGCGAGCAGAAAGGAAGGAATATCCACCCATTTTACCCCcgaacaaaatttctcttcCATCCAATCCCAAGCCAAAGGAAGACGTCCCCAAACCTCAAAACTTAGCTCCAATTCGACATTTCTCCGTTATTCAGAGAACCCCAAAGACGAAACGGGAAGAAGATACTGAGGTGAGATTACCAGCTCCTCTGGTGCATCAGGAACCTGAACAAGATCAGCCAATCGACTATCATATTCCCAAAAGAAAAGGAGAAGTGGAGAATGAAGAAGAAGAGAGACGGCACCGAGAGCAAAGAAGATCGCATTGCTCTAAGGTGAACAAACCCCTAATAAATGTTAGGGCAATTGTGGGGAAACTTCCCGTGGTCACTTCGGCTGCTGCAGGCCACGGTCGCTCCACCTCCAACGGAAGTGGGGCCAATTCAAACAGTGGTTCCAGTGGTTCGGGTAGTGGTGGTTCTATAAATTTTTCCGGGGGTTCTGGTGGAAGTAACAGCGGGGGTGCCCTCGGTGGCGGTACAGGGGGCGGTGGGATGAATCCTGGAAGGGATGGGCGACAAAATTACGGCCCTAGCAGCCCTCCTACGGGATCCCTTCCCCCTTTTTACGAATCCTTGAAAGGGGGGAATAATGGAAATGGATATAATGCCAACGGCGGATTTTCATCATCGTATCTGGTGAATGGTCACCAAAACATGGATTGTGACACCGGCCAA cagGAACTAGCAAATTTGTCCATTAACAGCGGCCAAGCTTCGCCCAAGCAATATTCGACCTTGCAAAATGCCTCTTATGGTATAATAATGAAAGACGAGACTGATTTGGATATTTACGAGAACAAAATGGACCCCATGAATCAGCTTTTGCCTAATAACTATTCTGCCTATGATGAGAGCATGATGGTGGATATGGTGACTGGAGCTGTG gtGGATCCTCTGCAATTCACAGCAACATTAACCTTTTCAAGTAGTGCTGAACATGCCCTTTTGGAAAGCCTGTCGGATGCGACAGATTTGTCCTCTTTCTTGCAAAGACTTCCCAGTGAGGAGCAAGGGGACAATGAGGAGGGAGTTAGCAATTCCAACACTGAGTCGGGACAGTTGCAAGTTGATCAGAACATTGACGGTTTCAGCGAACAGATGTTGAACAGAAACCAATATGAAACCAGACCTGGATATAATCACTCTCAGTTCTCCAAGATGTACCAAGACTCTCTACCGTCCTATTCTTCTTCCTTGAATTCTTCCTCGGATTCGCTCCAAGTTCAAatgcagcagcagcagcagcagcagcaacagcagCAACAGCAAATGCTCTCTCCAACTTTGAGCTTCAATG GAAGTGGACTAGATTTGGATTCACCTACCACGATGTCGTTGCCAAGTCCTGGAGCCGCTTCGTGTTCTTTGGATGGGGATGGCACCATAAGTCCATCGGCAGGCAGT ctGGGTTTGCCAAATGAGGTGCAACTGGAGTTTGTCAATGGGGGTCATGGGATTAAGAACCCCTTGGCAACTCAGGAAAGTCCAAGGCAAGGTCCGCGGACTGAGGACAAGACCAAAGTGGCCTCAGTCACCAGTGAGGACGGCCAAACAACATTCTGTTGTAAG ATTTGCAACAAGACCTTTGCCCTTCAACGGCTGCTCAACAGGCACATGAAGTGTCATTCTGATATAAAACGATACCTATGCACATTTTGCGGGAAAGGTTTTAATGATACTTTTGACTTAAAGAGACACACAAGAACTCATACTG GTGTTCGGCCTTACAAATGCGGCCTGTGCGAGAAATCCTTCACTCAAAGGTGTTCCCTTGAGTCTCACTGCCTCAAAGTTCATGGAGTGCAACATCAGTATGCCTACAAAGAAAGGCGGACAAAA GTTTACGTTTGTGAGGAATGCGGCCACACCACCTCAGAACCAGAAGTCCACTACCTCCACCTAAAGGAGAAACACCCCTACAGTCCGGCTCTTCTGAAATTTTATGATAAGCgacattttaaattcactAATTCCAATTTCGCCAACATGCTTTTACAAGTACGAACTTAA
- the ovo gene encoding transcriptional regulator ovo isoform X4, translated as MPKIFLIKNRLHQQQQRLLENQHAAQIKNDLGIEKSDVGPASPPSPKPLSLIVPKKEDKKLEERCSKSESSLSQEKPKKPSEPFPPRRFISSILGGDIPYGSRGHVLTRAERKEYPPILPPNKISLPSNPKPKEDVPKPQNLAPIRHFSVIQRTPKTKREEDTEVRLPAPLVHQEPEQDQPIDYHIPKRKGEVENEEEERRHREQRRSHCSKVNKPLINVRAIVGKLPVVTSAAAGHGRSTSNGSGANSNSGSSGSGSGGSINFSGGSGGSNSGGALGGGTGGGGMNPGRDGRQNYGPSSPPTGSLPPFYESLKGGNNGNGYNANGGFSSSYLVNGHQNMDCDTGQELANLSINSGQASPKQYSTLQNASYGIIMKDETDLDIYENKMDPMNQLLPNNYSAYDESMMVDMVTGAVVDPLQFTATLTFSSSAEHALLESLSDATDLSSFLQRLPSEEQGDNEEGVSNSNTESGQLQVDQNIDGFSEQMLNRNQYETRPGYNHSQFSKMYQDSLPSYSSSLNSSSDSLQVQMQQQQQQQQQQQQQMLSPTLSFNGSGLDLDSPTTMSLPSPGAASCSLDGDGTISPSAGSVSGSGRRESASSGEVPNVGPSLQGRVNVLQKRLGLPNEVQLEFVNGGHGIKNPLATQESPRQGPRTEDKTKVASVTSEDGQTTFCCKICNKTFALQRLLNRHMKCHSDIKRYLCTFCGKGFNDTFDLKRHTRTHTGVRPYKCGLCEKSFTQRCSLESHCLKVHGVQHQYAYKERRTKVYVCEECGHTTSEPEVHYLHLKEKHPYSPALLKFYDKRHFKFTNSNFANMLLQVRT; from the exons ATAAAAAACTAGAAGAGCGTTGCTCAAAATCTGAATCTTCACTCTCCCAAGAAAAACCTAAGAAGCCCTCAGAACCATTCCCCCCTCGTCGCTTCATTTCCTCCATCCTTGGAGGGGATATTCCGTATGGTAGTCGAGGGCACGTGTTAACGCGAGCAGAAAGGAAGGAATATCCACCCATTTTACCCCcgaacaaaatttctcttcCATCCAATCCCAAGCCAAAGGAAGACGTCCCCAAACCTCAAAACTTAGCTCCAATTCGACATTTCTCCGTTATTCAGAGAACCCCAAAGACGAAACGGGAAGAAGATACTGAGGTGAGATTACCAGCTCCTCTGGTGCATCAGGAACCTGAACAAGATCAGCCAATCGACTATCATATTCCCAAAAGAAAAGGAGAAGTGGAGAATGAAGAAGAAGAGAGACGGCACCGAGAGCAAAGAAGATCGCATTGCTCTAAGGTGAACAAACCCCTAATAAATGTTAGGGCAATTGTGGGGAAACTTCCCGTGGTCACTTCGGCTGCTGCAGGCCACGGTCGCTCCACCTCCAACGGAAGTGGGGCCAATTCAAACAGTGGTTCCAGTGGTTCGGGTAGTGGTGGTTCTATAAATTTTTCCGGGGGTTCTGGTGGAAGTAACAGCGGGGGTGCCCTCGGTGGCGGTACAGGGGGCGGTGGGATGAATCCTGGAAGGGATGGGCGACAAAATTACGGCCCTAGCAGCCCTCCTACGGGATCCCTTCCCCCTTTTTACGAATCCTTGAAAGGGGGGAATAATGGAAATGGATATAATGCCAACGGCGGATTTTCATCATCGTATCTGGTGAATGGTCACCAAAACATGGATTGTGACACCGGCCAA GAACTAGCAAATTTGTCCATTAACAGCGGCCAAGCTTCGCCCAAGCAATATTCGACCTTGCAAAATGCCTCTTATGGTATAATAATGAAAGACGAGACTGATTTGGATATTTACGAGAACAAAATGGACCCCATGAATCAGCTTTTGCCTAATAACTATTCTGCCTATGATGAGAGCATGATGGTGGATATGGTGACTGGAGCTGTG gtGGATCCTCTGCAATTCACAGCAACATTAACCTTTTCAAGTAGTGCTGAACATGCCCTTTTGGAAAGCCTGTCGGATGCGACAGATTTGTCCTCTTTCTTGCAAAGACTTCCCAGTGAGGAGCAAGGGGACAATGAGGAGGGAGTTAGCAATTCCAACACTGAGTCGGGACAGTTGCAAGTTGATCAGAACATTGACGGTTTCAGCGAACAGATGTTGAACAGAAACCAATATGAAACCAGACCTGGATATAATCACTCTCAGTTCTCCAAGATGTACCAAGACTCTCTACCGTCCTATTCTTCTTCCTTGAATTCTTCCTCGGATTCGCTCCAAGTTCAAatgcagcagcagcagcagcagcagcaacagcagCAACAGCAAATGCTCTCTCCAACTTTGAGCTTCAATG GAAGTGGACTAGATTTGGATTCACCTACCACGATGTCGTTGCCAAGTCCTGGAGCCGCTTCGTGTTCTTTGGATGGGGATGGCACCATAAGTCCATCGGCAGGCAGTGTGAGTGGTAGTGGAAGAAGAGAAAGTGCATCCTCCGGAGAGGTACCAAACGTGGGCCCGTCCCTGCAAGGCAGGGTAAATGTCTTGCAGAAGAGG ctGGGTTTGCCAAATGAGGTGCAACTGGAGTTTGTCAATGGGGGTCATGGGATTAAGAACCCCTTGGCAACTCAGGAAAGTCCAAGGCAAGGTCCGCGGACTGAGGACAAGACCAAAGTGGCCTCAGTCACCAGTGAGGACGGCCAAACAACATTCTGTTGTAAG ATTTGCAACAAGACCTTTGCCCTTCAACGGCTGCTCAACAGGCACATGAAGTGTCATTCTGATATAAAACGATACCTATGCACATTTTGCGGGAAAGGTTTTAATGATACTTTTGACTTAAAGAGACACACAAGAACTCATACTG GTGTTCGGCCTTACAAATGCGGCCTGTGCGAGAAATCCTTCACTCAAAGGTGTTCCCTTGAGTCTCACTGCCTCAAAGTTCATGGAGTGCAACATCAGTATGCCTACAAAGAAAGGCGGACAAAA GTTTACGTTTGTGAGGAATGCGGCCACACCACCTCAGAACCAGAAGTCCACTACCTCCACCTAAAGGAGAAACACCCCTACAGTCCGGCTCTTCTGAAATTTTATGATAAGCgacattttaaattcactAATTCCAATTTCGCCAACATGCTTTTACAAGTACGAACTTAA